From Microbacterium rhizosphaerae:
TCCCTGCGGACGGACAGCACGAAGCGGCGACCACGGTCGTCGCTTCGTGCTGTCCGTGGCCTCTCCCCGAAGTCCGCACGTAACGGATAAGGTGCAGAACATGAAGCTCGAGCTGCGTGGAATCACGAAGCGCTTCGGGTCTTTCACGGCGAACGATCACATCGATGTGACCGTCGAGCCGGGCGAGATCCACGCCCTCCTGGGCGAGAACGGCGCGGGCAAATCCACCCTCATGAATGTCCTCTACGGCCTCTACCAGCCGGAGGAGGGCGAGATCCTCCTCGACGGTGTCGCGCATCACTTCCGCGGTCCCGGCGACGCCATGAACGCCGGCATCGGCATGGTGCACCAGCACTTCATGCTGGTCCCGGTCTTCACCGTCGCCGAGAACGTCATGCTCGGCCACGAGCAGACGAAGGCCCTCGGCTCGCTCGACCTCGCGGCCGCGCGCAAGCACGTCCGAGACGTCGCCCAGCGCTTCGGCTTCGAGGTCGATCCCGACGCGACCGTCGGCGACCTTCCGGTCGGCGTCCAGCAGCGCGTGGAGATCATCAAGGCGCTCTCGCGGGATGCCAAGATCCTGGTGTTCGACGAGCCCACCGCCGTGCTGACGCCGCAGGAGACCGACGAGCTCATGACGATCATGCGCCAGCTCCGCGACGAGGGCACGTCCATCGTCTTCATCACGCACAAGCTGCGCGAGGTGCGGGAGGTCGCGGACCGCATCACGGTCATCCGCCTGGGTAAGGTCGTGGGCGAGGCGAACCCCACCGCGTCCAACACGGAGCTGGCCTCGATGATGGTGGGCCGTGCGGTCGAGCTGACGGTGCACAAGGACGCGCCGAAGGTGAAGCCGGCGGGCGGCCTCGAGGTGCGCAACCTGCGGGTGATCTCGCCGACGGGCACCGTGCTCGTCGACAACATCTCGTTCGACGTCCGTCCGGGGGAGGTGCTCGCGGTGGCGGGCGTCCAGGGCAACGGGCAGACCGAGCTCACCGAGGCGATCATGGGACTGCATTCGGGTGTCACCGGCTCGATCGTCCTCGACGGCGAGGAGCTCGCCGGGGTCGCCGTCCGCGGCACGCTCGACGCCGGCATCGGCTTCGTGCCCGAGGATCGGAACGAGGATGGCCTCGTCGGCGCGTTCTCGGTCGCCGAGAACCTCATCCTCGATCGCTCCAGCGACAAGGCGTTCAGCTCGATCGGCACCATCAATCGCGGCGTGCTCGATGAGTTCGCGCGGGCGCGCATCGCCGAGTTCGACATCCGCACGCAGGGCCCGCAGACCCCCGCCGGGGCCCTCTCCGGCGGCAATCAGCAGAAGGTCGTCATCGCGCGCGAGCTCAGCCGCGACCTGAAGATGCTGCTCGCCTCCCAGCCGACCCGTGGCGTCGACGTCGGCTCCATCGAATTCATCCACAAGCGCATCATCAAGACGCGGGATGCCGGCATCCCGGTGCTGGTCGTGTCGACCGAGCTCGATGAGGTCGCGGCCCTCGCCGACCGCATCGCGGTGATGTACCGCGGGAGTATCGTCGGGATCGTGCCCGGGGACACGCCTCGCGATGTGCTCGGCCTGATGATGGCCGGCGAGCAGCCTGAGGAGTCGGCAGCATGAGCGAC
This genomic window contains:
- a CDS encoding ABC transporter ATP-binding protein — encoded protein: MKLELRGITKRFGSFTANDHIDVTVEPGEIHALLGENGAGKSTLMNVLYGLYQPEEGEILLDGVAHHFRGPGDAMNAGIGMVHQHFMLVPVFTVAENVMLGHEQTKALGSLDLAAARKHVRDVAQRFGFEVDPDATVGDLPVGVQQRVEIIKALSRDAKILVFDEPTAVLTPQETDELMTIMRQLRDEGTSIVFITHKLREVREVADRITVIRLGKVVGEANPTASNTELASMMVGRAVELTVHKDAPKVKPAGGLEVRNLRVISPTGTVLVDNISFDVRPGEVLAVAGVQGNGQTELTEAIMGLHSGVTGSIVLDGEELAGVAVRGTLDAGIGFVPEDRNEDGLVGAFSVAENLILDRSSDKAFSSIGTINRGVLDEFARARIAEFDIRTQGPQTPAGALSGGNQQKVVIARELSRDLKMLLASQPTRGVDVGSIEFIHKRIIKTRDAGIPVLVVSTELDEVAALADRIAVMYRGSIVGIVPGDTPRDVLGLMMAGEQPEESAA